In Castanea sativa cultivar Marrone di Chiusa Pesio chromosome 6, ASM4071231v1, a single window of DNA contains:
- the LOC142640787 gene encoding uncharacterized protein LOC142640787 codes for MNPTTPSPPSSSSSSSSSSSSPQTLLDLITKLLSLLLLSSLSVQSFTGRWQVLHSKLTALRSSLSSLSSSPHWSDNPLLLSLLPSLHSTLHRLSSLSHQCSLPSFSGGKLLMQSDLDMASSSLSNSLYDLDLLLRSGVLHHSNAIVLSHPGPSSTKEDLGFFVRDLFTRLQIGGIEFKKKALESLLQLLTQDDEKSKSATLVAKEGNVAYLIHLLDFNNDNLIREHATTAVSVLASANDESRKAVFEEGGLGPLLRILETGSMSLKEKASAAVEAITADAENAWAISAYGGVSILIEACRSGSTVTQAHAVGAIRNVANVEEIKNSLAEEGAVTVLIQVLISGTSSAQEKAAHCIAILASSGEYFRALIIRERGLQRLLHLIQDSSSSDTLEHVVRTISCLSTLDSISRILSSSTTFIVQLGELIKHGNLILQQISASLLATLSISDGNKRAIGGCMGSLVKLMESPKPVGLQESAAEALVSLLTVRSNRKELVRDEKSVMRLMQMLDPKNELVCKKFPVMVVAAVLSGGSQGCRKRLVAAGAQNHLQRLAEMEVAGAKKALQKLSGNRLKTIFSRTWRE; via the coding sequence ATGAATCCCACAACTCCATCACCaccttcctcctcttcttcttcttcttcttcctcttcatcacCACAGACACTTCTCGACCTAATCACCAAACTCCTTTCCCTCCTCCTTCTCTCCTCTCTTTCCGTCCAATCCTTCACTGGCCGATGGCAAGTCCTCCACTCCAAACTCACTGCCCTCCGCTCCTCCCTTTCCTCCCTCTCCTCTTCCCCTCACTGGTCCGATAACCCTCTCCTCCTTTCCCTCCTCCCTTCTCTCCACTCTACTCTCCATCGCCTCTCTTCCCTCTCCCACCAATGTTCTCTCCCTTCCTTCTCCGGAGGAAAACTCCTCATGCAAAGCGACCTGGACATGGcttcctcttctctctccaaCTCCCTTTACGACCTCGACTTACTCCTCCGATCTGGGGTCCTCCACCACTCCAACGCCATCGTTCTCTCTCACCCAGGTCCTTCCTCTACTAAAGAAGACTTGGGTTTCTTCGTCAGAGACCTTTTCACTCGCTTGCAAATCGGAGGGATCGAGTTCAAGAAAAAAGCTTTGGAGTCCTTGCTTCAACTCCTCACCCAAGATgatgaaaaatcaaaatccgCCACTTTGGTTGCTAAAGAAGGAAACGTTGCTTATCTAATTCACTTGCTGGATTTCAACAACGACAATCTCATCCGAGAACACGCTACCACCGCCGTATCGGTCCTCGCCTCGGCAAACGACGAGTCGCGCAAGGCTGTGTTCGAAGAAGGGGGTCTAGGGCCTTTGTTAAGGATCCTTGAAACTGGGTCAATGTCTTTAAAGGAAAAAGCTTCGGCTGCTGTGGAAGCCATCACTGCCGATGCCGAAAACGCGTGGGCTATTTCCGCATACGGCGGCGTTTCGATCCTGATCGAGGCATGTCGATCTGGGTCGACAGTCACGCAAGCACACGCAGTGGGTGCTATTAGGAACGTTGCCAATGTGGAAGAGATCAAGAACAGTTTAGCAGAGGAAGGAGCTGTGACTGTTCTGATTCAAGTATTAATCTCAGGCACAAGCTCAGCTCAAGAAAAGGCGGCGCATTGTATAGCAATATTAGCTTCTTCTGGTGAGTATTTTCGTGCTTTGATAATAAGAGAACGTGGGTTACAAAGGTTACTGCATTTGATTCAAGATTCTTCTAGTTCCGACACACTGGAACATGTTGTGAGAACAATAAGCTGTCTTTCTACATTGGATTCGATTTCTCGGATtttatcatcatcaacaacatttATAGTACAATTAGGCGAGCTTATCAAACATGGGAATCTTATTCTACAGCAAATCTCTGCGTCTTTGCTTGCTACTCTATCGATCAGTGATGGTAACAAGCGGGCCATTGGTGGTTGTATGGGGTCGTTGGTGAAGCTAATGGAGTCACCGAAGCCGGTGGGGCTACAAGAGTCAGCGGCGGAGGCGTTGGTGTCGCTTTTGACCGTCAGATCAAATAGGAAAGAGTTGGTGAGGGACGAGAAGAGTGTTATGAGGCTTATGCAGATGTTGGACCCTAAGAATGAGCTGGTTTGTAAAAAGTTTCCGGTGATGGTGGTGGCGGCGGTGCTCAGTGGAGGAAGCCAGGGGTGCAGGAAGAGACTGGTGGCCGCTGGGGCTCAAAATCACTTGCAGAGGCTGGCGGAGATGGAGGTCGCCGGGGCCAAGAAAGCCTTGCAGAAACTCTCCGGGAATAGGCTCAAGACCATTTTCAGCAGGACTTGGAGGGAATAA